The nucleotide sequence CCGGCACGACGGCACGTGCCTCCGGGCCGAAGGCGTTCGTCACGGTCATGGAAGGGTGCAACAAGTCGTGCACCTATTGCATCGTCCCTTTCACCCGGGGTCGAGAGGTGTATCGCCCTCACGAGGAGATCCTGCGCGAAGTCCGCGAATTGACGGCGAACGGCTATCTGGAGATCGAGTTTCTCGGCCAGAACGTCAATGCCTATCACGATGGCGGGTGTGACTTTGCGTCGCTTCTGCACATGGCGGACCGTGTCCAGGGTGTTCGACGCGTTCGATTCACCACCTCGCACCCCGGCCACCTGACGCGCGGGATCATGGACGCCATGCGAAGCGTGACCAGCGTCTGCAACCATCTGCATCTTCCCGCCCAATGCGGATCCGATCGGGTTCTGCGGTCCATGAATCGCGGCTACACCCGTGCCCGCTACCTTTCCAAGATTGACTGCCTCAAGAAGACCGTTCCGGACATGGCGTTCAGCACCGACATCATCGTGGGCTTCCCGGGAGAGTTGGAGTCCGACTTTCAGGACAGCCTGACCCTCCTGCGCGAAGTTGAATACGACCAGGTGTATGCCTTCACCTACTCGCCGCGACCCGGCACGGAAGCGCCGCGGCTCGACTCGGCTCTTCCGGAGGACATCAAACAGTCCCGCCTCCGGGAGCTCCTGGCTCTGCAGGAGTCGATCCAGGTGCGGCGCAACGCAGGGCTGATCGGACGGACGTTCGAGGTGCTCGTCGACGGGACCGGGCGTCTCGACAACGGGTTGCTGAAAGGGCGAACGCGCTGCAACC is from Candidatus Dormiibacterota bacterium and encodes:
- the miaB gene encoding tRNA (N6-isopentenyl adenosine(37)-C2)-methylthiotransferase MiaB → MSESRPRRYLIETWGCQMNQHDSEKMAGILVDLGYSPATDESEADLILLNTCSVREKAENKVYGRLGRLRRLKRSNPELLLGVVGCVAQQAGEGIFRRAPYVDLVMGPRNLSRLGQLIEEARREGHSIGLARDDDPIIFPTGTTARASGPKAFVTVMEGCNKSCTYCIVPFTRGREVYRPHEEILREVRELTANGYLEIEFLGQNVNAYHDGGCDFASLLHMADRVQGVRRVRFTTSHPGHLTRGIMDAMRSVTSVCNHLHLPAQCGSDRVLRSMNRGYTRARYLSKIDCLKKTVPDMAFSTDIIVGFPGELESDFQDSLTLLREVEYDQVYAFTYSPRPGTEAPRLDSALPEDIKQSRLRELLALQESIQVRRNAGLIGRTFEVLVDGTGRLDNGLLKGRTRCNRIVHFPGPACRGDLVDVRITRAHAHSLIGETGPTRGAA